The genomic stretch AATCTCTTAGTTTTTGCTCTTTCGACATGCGTTTTCAAAATATGAGCCGCGTAACTTCGATTATAACCCGTTGTTTGAATGAACTCATCCAATATCTTTGTTTTATCCTTCTTAGATGCTCTCACATAACGCTTATGCAAGATATTCACCAGCTTTTTTCTCTCATTCATTTTCAGCTCTTTCATCTTCTCACCCACTTTGAAATTGATAAGGTGTTTGAGAAGATTATCCGTCATTCACTCATGATTTCGTGTAGATTTTTATTTTGACTCATTGACTCGATTTCATGTAGATTTTTTATGAGTCAATTCGAACTGTTGACAATCCAACAATTTGCTGATATAATTTAGCACGTATGCGCCCGTAGCTCAACTGGATAGAGCAACGGACTTCTAATCCGTAGGCTGCAGGTTCGAGTCCTGCCGGGCGCGCCAGTTACGTTAGCGTAAGCGTGGTGGCTGTAGCTCAATTGGTAGAGCGTCGGACTGTGGATCCGAATGTTGCGGGTTCAAGCCCCGCCAGCCACCCCATTTGCGCCTGTGGCTCAACTGGATAGAGCATCGGACTTCGGATCCGAGGGTTGCGGGTTCGAATCCTGCCAGGCGCGCCAACGTGAATCCACGATCCCCGCCTTTACAAAAGGCGGGGATTTGTTGTAAAATGGGTGAACTTCCAATGCAGGTGAAAATAAAGGTACTAAAATATGCGTTTGAATTCTGCCATTGAGAGGAAATACCAATAAAAAAAACGGTTCTCATCAGTTTAGTGTGGGTAAAATATGCCGATTCTTTATTCTGCCTGTTGTTGTAGCTCTAAACAAAATCATCCCAAAATACCTTGTTATCAAGTAAAAGAACAAGCATCCTCTAAGTACTTGTCAGAACATATGAGCTCCCCATCTGGAGATTCATAAATACTAGGTTGAGAGGCACAGGATGTGCCGAGAAAGCGAAGCACTCACGGACGAGTGTCTGAGCGTGCATCATATTTTGAATTGTAAGATGGAAAGAAGAGCGAATCCGTTTTGACAGGACTTCGAAAAAAATCACCTTGACCGCTTGGAAAGTGGTAGTAAAATGTCAAAGGATGCTATTATTCGAAATATTGTTATCCACACAAATTCGCAGAGAACTTAAAAAAACTCGTTACTCCTTTCAAGATATGAAATTTTTTTAGATTGGAGGTGTCATCATGAAGGTGCTTATCACAAATGATGATGGTATAATGTCAGAGGGAATAGAGATATTGGCAAAAGAGATATCTAAAATAGCCGATGTGCTTGTGGTAGCCCCAGATGTGGAAAGAAGCGCAACAGGACATGCCATAACGATAAGAAACCCTTTATGGGCGAAAGAAGTGAAATTCGGAGAAAAATTTTTTGGCTATGCCGTGAACGGGACACCTGCTGATTGTGTTAAATTGGGAGTTCAAGCCATATCAAAAAAAGATGAAAAGATAGATCTTGTTCTCAGCGGCGTAAACAAAGGAGCAAATTTAGGTACGGATGTCATGTACTCAGGAACGGTATCCGGGGCTTTGGAAGGTGCCATGATGGGAGTACCATCAATGGCAATTTCGAGCTGCTCAACTTCAAATCCCAATTTTATTTCGGCGGCAAAGGTAGCAGTTGCACTTGTCAAAAACATGAACTTGAAAGATTTCCCTGAATTCTCTTCTTTAAACGTGAATGTTCCAGCTATTTCGTATGACGAGATAAAAGGTTATAAACTCACGAGACAATCAAAAAGGCGCTTTCAAGATTTCTTTGAAGCGCGCAAAGATCCGTTTGGTAACACCTACTATTGGATGCTAGGAGAGATAATAGAAGACGATCCGGGAGAAGATGCTGATTATTATGCAGTGGAAAATGGATATGTGTCTGTTACACCTTTAACCATTTTTCACAACAATTTTGAATTTATGGAAAAATTGAAGAACCACCCCTTTTTCAAATCATAGATTTTTTTCAAAGGGAATGGAGCGAATGGTCGCGGCAATGCACATCGTTGCCGAGGAAAGTCCGGACTTCACAGGGCAGGGTGCCGGGTAACACCCGGAAGGAGTGATCCTTGGAAAGGGCCATAGAAACGGAAACCGCCCGCAGGGCAAGGATGGAAAGGTGAGGTAAGAGCTCACCGGCAAACGGGAAACCGTTTGGCCCGGTAACCCCCACCCGAAGCAAGACCAAGTCGAGAGGAAGGTGGCCCGCCAACTCTCTGGTAGGTCGCTCGAGGAATGTGGTAACGCATTCCCTAGATAGATGACCATTCAAGACAGAATCCGGCTTACAGCTCCGTTCCCTTTTTCAAATTCGGAGGAGAGCGCATGCGCTGGAGGTTTTATCTTTTAGAATTCTCTATTTACATACCAATGGCTTTCTTCATCTTCATTGGAAGTTACTTCAACCAGCTTCATTTTTCCGATTTCCAAAATGGACTTCTTGGCAGCATCTCAGCCGTCATCTTGCTTTTTTCTAATCCTTTTTGGATGAACATTGCAGACAAAAGAGTCAAAAACAAAGTGCTGATCTTTCTATCATTTGCAAGTACTGTTTTGATTTGGGGAATTTTTATCTTCAAAACGTTCTGGCTTGTTCTTTTTGCAAGCCTCGCTGTGGGTTTTTTATGGACATCTATAGTTCCAGTGGCGGAATCCATATCCGCCAAGTATTCTGAGGAGCTTGGTTTTTCTTTTGGTAAAGCCCGTATGATGGGATCGATAGGATTTTCAGCCATCATGTTGATGATCGGATACGTTAAAAACGATTTTTACTTCTTTACAATCGGTTCACTTTCGTTCATAATTATAGGAATAATTTCGTTTTTCATTCCCCAAACGAAAGGATACAACGTTGGAAAAAAACTGCATTTTTCTTTTAGAGGATTTCCACTGGCATTTTACAAAATGCTTATCCTCGACATATTGGTACTTTCTTCAAACATGTTTGGGCTTTATTTTTTGCCAATTCTAATGAAATCCAGAGGATATCCCGTCTCTTTTGCAGGCATTGCCATATCTCTACAGGCGCTCATCGAAATACCGTTTCTCTTTTTTGCCGACAGAATTTTGAATTTTTTAGGGATCAAACGAACGCTCGTAATAGCTTCATTTTTGTTCGGGATCCGATGGATACTAACCTGGGCGTTAAGTAACCCGCTTGCCGTGATAAGCATCCAGCTCTTAGAATTTTTTAACTGGATCGCGGTTTATTACGTCATCCTACAATACGTGAATTTGAAGATATCCCCCTCGCGACGCTCCGACGCCCATGCCATCTTCTGGATGACAACAAGTGGCTTTTCAGTGATATTTGGTTCCATCTTTGGAGGGTGGTTAGCCAACACATTTGGTGTATCCAACGCGTATCTGTTCTTTGGAATTCTAGCTCTTTCCGCATCTATCGTTTATTGGTTCACCGAGAAGCCACTAAGTGATTAATTCCTATCTAAACTTTGATGTAGGACTTATGAACTCACATTGTGCGTCAGTGTTACAAAGCATTTCAAAAAGGGATTAAATCTCACCCTCGAAGTACTTGTCAGAACATATGAGCTCTCCCATCTGGAAATTCACAAATATGAGATTAAGAGGCACAGGACGTGCTTCGTTTTTTTGTGAACAGTCATTGTTGGCATTGAAGGTCGAACAGTCCAACTAAAGAGTGGACTCGTGCTGACTGAGTTTCAAAAAATTAAGGCACCATCCACTCTTTTAATCATGTGCATCTAGAGCGTATACATGCAGTTTTTGGTTTCCTTTCATTTAACGTGCACTTTAATCTATCCCTTAACAGAGCCCGCAAGCAAACCTCTGATGAAATATTTCCCGAGAAGTATGTAAACTAGCAAAGTGGGAAGTGCGGCCAGTAAAGCGCCTGCCATTTGAACGTTCCATTCTACAACTTGACTTCCTGCAAGATTCACCAGCGCAACGGTTATAGGCTGCTTGGTCGGATCGCTCGTTACTGTTACGGCGAAAAGGAATTCATTCCATATGTTGGTAAACTGCCAGATCACAACGACGACAAAGGCTGGTATGGAAAGTGGAACCAACACTCGCCAATAAGCTCCAAATATGCCTGTTCCATCTATATGTGCCGCTTCTATCAGCTCATTGGGGACATCCATGTAGTAGTTTCTGAATATCAAAGTGGTTATTGGAAGACCGTATACTGTATTGGCAAATATCAGTCCACCTATCGAGCCGTAAAGATGTATCTTCTGTAAGAATTGTATAAGAGGAAACAAGATGCTTTGATACGGAATAAACATTCCAAAAAGAATTAAAGTGAAGATCAGATTATCCCCACGAAATCTCACTTTTGAAAAGACGTATCCGTTTATCGAGCCCAAAAATGCGGATATCAAAGTTGCGGGTATAACCAATATGAAACTGTTTTTCATATTTGGCCATAATTTTTGGAATGCCCCGGCAAATCCACCTGAAGAAAAATGAATGGGTAGGTTCCACATGGTGGAGACGCTCACATCTTTCAGAGGCTTCAAAGCTGTAACTAGTAGAACGTAAATTGGCGTGAGATAGAAAATGGCGGCTGCAATCAAAGCGGAATAAGCCAGAACTGTAGACCATTTCATTTTCATGATGATTTCAAGCCTCCTTTTTCATCGAAGAAACCAAATATGGAATTATAACGGCCGCAACCATTAAGAGCATTATGATCGAAATGGAAGAACCTAACGCATACCTATTTGACCGGAATGTTAATTCAAACATGTAAACGGCTGGGACATCCGTTACGTTGTTAGGCCCACTGCCTGTCATGGCGTATATAAGATCGAATATCTTCAAAGAGATATGTCCGAGTATGATCATCGCACTTAGGGTTATGGGTTTTAAAAGTGGAAATTTCACCTTCCAAAAGATCTGCCATGGTGTTGCACCATCTACTTTTGCCGCTTCCAAAATGGAATCGGGAATGCTTCGCAGCCCCGCCAAGTACATGGCCATAGTGTATCCAGACAACTGCCAAATGGCTGCAATGGCAACGGGAATGAGTGCCAGGTTAAAAGGCCCTAAATGAGAGGTTGTCGTGTACCAACCCCATTCCAATCCTGAAAGTCCCAATTTGTGAAAGAGAAGGTTTATGCCAGCTGGATCTTTAGGGAAGTCCCCAGGATTGAATATCCATCCCCACGTCGTGCCTGTTACGACAAAAGCCAAAGCCATTGGGAAAAGGAAAATATTTTGAAATATTCTGGAGCCCTTTAAGCCTCTATCCAAGAGCAACGCCAGCAACACTCCTAATGCCATGGCTCCAAACATGAAAAGAAGCGTGAAGAAAAGGGTGTTCCATAAGTCCGTTTGGAATCTCCAATCCATAAAAATCCTATGATAATTTCTAAATCCTACGAATTTGTACACACCCCTTAGCAAACTGGAAAAACTGTTCCAATTGGAAAAAGACGATCTTATCGTCAAAGATATGAATCCGTACACGAATATCGCTATTGCCACAATGGTTGGCGAAACCACCGCTATTCCTAGAATCTTGTCTTTCTTCTTCATCCTTGACTCCTCCGAATTTAAGAAAATGCCCACCGATGCATATAAACATCGGTGGGTTTCAAGAACATTTTATTCAGTCAAATAACCTTCATCTTCCGCGGCGTTTATGATATCCTGCCATGCTTGTTTTACATTCTTGGTCGTGACAAATCTGTTTATAGCATCATGAAGTGACGTGACAAAGCCTTCCGGAGCTGCTGAACCATGTACTATAGAAGGAGTAAGTGCTTTT from Mesoaciditoga lauensis cd-1655R = DSM 25116 encodes the following:
- a CDS encoding MFS transporter yields the protein MRWRFYLLEFSIYIPMAFFIFIGSYFNQLHFSDFQNGLLGSISAVILLFSNPFWMNIADKRVKNKVLIFLSFASTVLIWGIFIFKTFWLVLFASLAVGFLWTSIVPVAESISAKYSEELGFSFGKARMMGSIGFSAIMLMIGYVKNDFYFFTIGSLSFIIIGIISFFIPQTKGYNVGKKLHFSFRGFPLAFYKMLILDILVLSSNMFGLYFLPILMKSRGYPVSFAGIAISLQALIEIPFLFFADRILNFLGIKRTLVIASFLFGIRWILTWALSNPLAVISIQLLEFFNWIAVYYVILQYVNLKISPSRRSDAHAIFWMTTSGFSVIFGSIFGGWLANTFGVSNAYLFFGILALSASIVYWFTEKPLSD
- the surE gene encoding 5'/3'-nucleotidase SurE, giving the protein MKVLITNDDGIMSEGIEILAKEISKIADVLVVAPDVERSATGHAITIRNPLWAKEVKFGEKFFGYAVNGTPADCVKLGVQAISKKDEKIDLVLSGVNKGANLGTDVMYSGTVSGALEGAMMGVPSMAISSCSTSNPNFISAAKVAVALVKNMNLKDFPEFSSLNVNVPAISYDEIKGYKLTRQSKRRFQDFFEARKDPFGNTYYWMLGEIIEDDPGEDADYYAVENGYVSVTPLTIFHNNFEFMEKLKNHPFFKS
- a CDS encoding carbohydrate ABC transporter permease: MKMKWSTVLAYSALIAAAIFYLTPIYVLLVTALKPLKDVSVSTMWNLPIHFSSGGFAGAFQKLWPNMKNSFILVIPATLISAFLGSINGYVFSKVRFRGDNLIFTLILFGMFIPYQSILFPLIQFLQKIHLYGSIGGLIFANTVYGLPITTLIFRNYYMDVPNELIEAAHIDGTGIFGAYWRVLVPLSIPAFVVVVIWQFTNIWNEFLFAVTVTSDPTKQPITVALVNLAGSQVVEWNVQMAGALLAALPTLLVYILLGKYFIRGLLAGSVKG
- a CDS encoding carbohydrate ABC transporter permease, encoding MKKKDKILGIAVVSPTIVAIAIFVYGFISLTIRSSFSNWNSFSSLLRGVYKFVGFRNYHRIFMDWRFQTDLWNTLFFTLLFMFGAMALGVLLALLLDRGLKGSRIFQNIFLFPMALAFVVTGTTWGWIFNPGDFPKDPAGINLLFHKLGLSGLEWGWYTTTSHLGPFNLALIPVAIAAIWQLSGYTMAMYLAGLRSIPDSILEAAKVDGATPWQIFWKVKFPLLKPITLSAMIILGHISLKIFDLIYAMTGSGPNNVTDVPAVYMFELTFRSNRYALGSSISIIMLLMVAAVIIPYLVSSMKKEA